A genomic segment from bacterium encodes:
- a CDS encoding class I SAM-dependent methyltransferase, translated as MNDQGSRFWKIFFEVYESLPRQGPGHRTCSEQALRLCVGLHRAPRIVDLGCGVGGQTLHLADLTTGSIVAVDSHAPHIERLRATIASRGLAGRVQALVGDMAHLDLPAESYDLVWSEGALYNLGMENAMRICRGLLRPGGFLAFTDAVWRKKNPPPEVKASFDWDYPTMGTATDVETAVQLCGFKLIGRFTLPDHAWWDDFYTPMEQRIMELRRKYDNDAEALAVLDQLAQEPEMHRTHSEYYAYEFFVARRPATACGD; from the coding sequence TTGAACGATCAAGGTTCCCGTTTCTGGAAGATATTCTTTGAAGTGTATGAGAGCTTGCCCAGACAGGGGCCGGGCCATCGTACCTGCAGCGAACAAGCCCTTCGTCTCTGCGTGGGGCTTCACCGCGCACCCAGGATTGTCGATTTGGGCTGCGGAGTCGGCGGGCAAACGCTGCATCTCGCCGATCTGACGACGGGATCCATCGTCGCCGTCGACAGCCATGCTCCCCACATCGAGCGGCTGCGGGCGACCATCGCCTCGCGTGGTCTTGCCGGACGAGTTCAGGCCCTGGTTGGCGACATGGCTCACCTGGACTTGCCAGCGGAAAGCTACGATCTGGTCTGGTCTGAAGGAGCGCTCTATAATCTGGGCATGGAGAACGCCATGCGCATCTGCCGTGGATTGTTGCGTCCCGGCGGCTTTCTGGCTTTCACCGACGCGGTCTGGCGCAAAAAAAATCCGCCGCCCGAGGTCAAGGCAAGCTTTGATTGGGATTACCCAACCATGGGCACGGCAACCGACGTGGAGACGGCCGTCCAACTCTGCGGTTTCAAGCTTATCGGTCGCTTTACACTTCCGGATCATGCTTGGTGGGACGACTTTTACACGCCGATGGAACAGCGCATCATGGAATTGCGCCGGAAGTATGACAACGATGCCGAGGCGCTTGCCGTACTCGACCAACTGGCGCAGGAGCCCGAAATGCACCGTACCCACTCTGAGTACTATGCCTACGAGTTCTTTGTTGCGCGACGCCCTGCCACAGCCTGCGGAGATTGA
- a CDS encoding class I SAM-dependent methyltransferase, protein MNDTCHLYTDLAWLWPLWGDAATEYAQYCQHITGLIRQRAKRPVATLLDIGCGGGKNVLNLSREFNVTGLDLSPTMLAQAKELNPGCTFVQGDMRTIRLSRAFDAVLMDDAISYMNSRADFVAAFHTAYDHLHPGGVLIATPDVTIETFRQNRTTATPAARDGLDLVFVENVYDPDPTDERYETTILYLIRNHGRLRIETDHWTLGIFSLDTWRHVLSETGFEVHEGRFDSGDEEYTVFACVKVG, encoded by the coding sequence ATGAATGACACCTGCCATCTTTACACGGACCTGGCATGGCTGTGGCCATTGTGGGGGGATGCCGCCACAGAGTATGCCCAGTACTGCCAACATATCACCGGGCTGATTCGCCAGCGTGCCAAACGCCCGGTTGCGACATTGCTGGATATCGGGTGCGGAGGCGGGAAGAACGTCCTGAACCTGAGCAGAGAGTTCAACGTCACCGGTCTGGATCTCAGCCCCACGATGCTCGCGCAGGCGAAGGAACTGAATCCCGGCTGCACGTTTGTCCAGGGCGATATGCGAACGATCAGGCTCAGCCGCGCTTTCGATGCGGTGCTTATGGACGATGCAATCTCTTACATGAACAGCCGCGCCGATTTCGTGGCGGCGTTTCACACCGCGTATGACCACCTGCACCCCGGCGGCGTCCTGATTGCTACTCCGGATGTGACGATCGAGACGTTCCGGCAGAACAGGACCACGGCCACTCCGGCCGCGCGGGACGGATTGGACCTGGTCTTCGTCGAGAACGTGTATGATCCCGACCCGACGGACGAACGCTATGAAACGACGATCCTGTACTTGATCCGCAACCATGGACGCCTGCGGATTGAGACCGACCACTGGACGTTGGGAATCTTTTCCCTGGATACCTGGAGGCACGTTCTGAGTGAAACGGGCTTCGAGGTGC